The genome window CCTCACGGGTTCTTTTCATGGATGAGATATCAACCGGCCTTGATAGCTCAACCACTTATCAAATCATTAACTACCTTAAACATTCAACTCGTGCTCTTGATGGGACAACCGTCGTCTCGTTGTTGCAACCGGATCCTCAAACGTTTGAGTTGTTTGATGATTTGATTTTACTATGTGAAGGTCAAATTGTGTACCAAGGGCCCCGCAATGCTGCCATCGCTTTCTTTGCTTCTATGGGTTTTCAGTGCCCGAAGAGGAAAAATGTGGCCGATTTTTTACAAGAAGTAATCACCATCACTTACTTTTTTGATATCAAATGAGCCGAGCCTGAGCTcgaccaagctcgagctcgattaacttatgagagctcgagctcggctcaagCTTCCTTTTTAAAGCTCTAGCTCAGCTGTTGGTAGTTTCTTAAGTTCGAGCTCGCCTCGATTATCATCTATTAATTAAtgtattaaataaaaatattataaataatagactcgtttaggcttgcgagctcgataagtgaagcccgggctcgtttactaaacaagcttatttttaggttcgggcTCGGCTcgcaaacaagtttaaataagcttggctcggctcgtttactagACACCTTTAAATACGCagtaaatgttattaaatattaataaaaaataatattacactaaggctcgataaggctcaaagagcctgacgagcttcacatgcgaggctcgagctctggctcgataaataaacgagctttattttaagCTCAAggtcggctcgggctcgataaggttCGGCTTGGCTCGTTTCGaactttttctcgagccgatctcgagtagctgtTGTTGTAGCTTAAAAGTGTTAATTGACATAAAAGGACACACATAATATTAATACTTATTAGATATGTGATTACTGTCAAAGGGCATTTAGGTAAATTTGGATCACCTCATTGTTCCCCTTTTTTCAAACTTAAAATTTTCTTTTTGCACTCAGGTTACATCGGTAAAAGATCAAGAACAATATTGGTCACTTGACGAACATTACGAATACGTTCCCGTTGAGAAATTTGTAGAAGTATTTAAATCAAACTTTCTCGGTAGAAATTTATCACGTGAGCTGGCGATTCCGTTTGATAAACGCCGTAATCATCCTGCAGCCCTTTCTACACACACTTATGGTGTAGAAAGAATGAAGCTACTCAAAATTAGTTTCAAATGGCAGATGTTACTTCTTAAACGTGAATCGTTGGTTTATATCTTCAAATACTTTCAGGTATATACTTACACACTTTTATTGTTATTACCTATTTTTTACATAAAATCAAAAGATACTTTATATGCACTCGTTCTTGATTCTACCAGTTTAGCAGGTCTTTTTTTGTCCTTTTCTATtgggattttattattattagagtaaaatgccatattcgtccctgaagtttggccagttttgcgactttcatcgaAAGGTTTGttttccacatctggatccaaaacttttgaaatcttgccatttttatCCGGCTCGTTAAGTCCATCCATTTTCTCCGTTAAGGCAGGGGTATCTTcgttttttttgttaacttaaagggcaattcgttctttttcactttatgtacaagcatttagcataatgtacaagtattcaaaaaagACGAAATTAcccttaagttaacaaaaaagacgaaaatacccttgCCTAAacggagaaaatggatggagttaacgagccggatgaaaatgacaagatttcaaacctttagAAACCAGACGTGGAAAATAAACCTTTGGACAAtagtcacaaaactggccaaacctcagggacgacatggcattttactcttcttattatttataattattattgttgttattattatttacaaAAGGAATTGAGGCATGGTATCTTACAAAATTCCattcttgtttattttattttttttaactgattTTGATTGTTGTTTTTTTTTGCAGCTTATGTTGGTGGTTTTGGTCATGACGAGTGTATTTTTCCGTACAACTTTGCATCGTAATTCACTGGATGACGGTGGAGTTTATCTTGGCGCTCTATATTTCGCAATAGTCATGATATTATTCAACGGTTTTATGGAGGTCCCAATGTTAATAGCCAAACTTCCCGTTATCTACAAGCACAGAGATTTACATTTCTACCCCTGCTGGGTTTACACTCTTCCGTCTTGGCTTTTAAGCATTCCTTCATCAATTATAGAATCCGGTATTTGGGTGGCCGTCACATATTATCTCGTTGGTTTTGATCCCCAATTATCAAGGTGCATCTTCTTCAAATTATTTACTTTAGgaaattagattttaataatcccaactttaacaTATTTGCCGACAACAGTCCCAACTTTTAACCTATTTCTCCCAACGATCCCACACTAACTAAAagttaacccagttagtttttgctGACATGGACTCTCACACAAGCAGTTCACGTCATCAGAACTTTGCCACATAAGCAGTCCACGTCACCAAAACTGACTTATATGCCACATTAGCAGTCCATGTCAGCAAAACTTTTGACTTTTTTGCCACATAACCAGTCCACGTCAGcaaaaactaactaggttaaatcTTTAGTTAGTATGAGATCGCTGGGGAAAATAGGTTAAAAGTTGGGATTGTCATAAAACATTTCTTTAGTTAGGATTATTGTCGGCCAATATGTCAAAGTTGGAATTATTAAAATCCAGTTTTCCTTTACTTTTTAATCATTAGTATTTAATTCCCattatttatatacttttattatGTTGATATCTGTAGATGCTTGAAGCAGTTCTTGTTATACTTCTTGTTGAACCAAATGTCGATCGGTCTATTTCGCGTGATGGGATCTTTAGGCAGAAATATGATAGTTGCTAATACGTTCGGATCTTTTGCCATGTTGGTTGTCATGGCACTCGGTGGATTTATACTGTCTAGAGGTAtacttttaactttttttttttttaatttataaaagggCCAACTTTATGAAAAGAGTTAATTACttttttcgtccctgtggtttgtcaaaaatcactatttcagtccattagtttaaaaattgtgatttcagtccctgtggtttcactttcgtaaccatttcagtccacctcgtaaccatttcagtccctgtactaacataataaatggattgaaatggttacgaaagtgaaaccacagggactgaaatcgcaatttttaaactaatggactgaaatagtgatttttgacaaaccacagggacgataatagtaattaactcttatgAAAAAAGTGGCCAACTTTGGTCTGTTTTCTGTTCTTGGTAACCATCTTTTTAAAAAGCCAAAGAAAACCATAGAactttaaatatattttttaagtaTTTTACCTAAGATACCAGTTATTAGGTACCGGAAAAAAGTCAACATTGTCAAAAGTTACCGATATGTGAGCTGTTACCCATGATTTTCAATCAGAATTTTTGAAAGTTGGTTACTTTTGTATGCAGTTTGTTGATGACATCACACATTCGGTCCGTTCTATGTTTGTGATTATCTAAACATTATGTTGTCCGTTTGATTACCGGTTGTCGGTTGATGTTATTATCTCAGACTTCCGTCTTGTTATCAAATTTGATCACCGTGTGCTAGTTTATCGATCCGATCTGTGTTTTTACAGAATTAGGCTAATAAAATATACATATTGAAAGTAAATCAGTGTTATAATATTATTGTAGATAGCATCCCGGCTTGGTGGATTTGGGGTTACTGGTTTTCCCCTTTAATGTATGCCCAAAATGCGGTTTCAGTCAATGAGTTCTTGGGGGATACTTGGGATAAGGTAAGACTTATATATAGCTGAAAACTCTAATTTTACCCGTTGACCCGTTAACAATAAAATATGCTCAATATGAGACGTTTTCTCTGACTTATATTTGTATCGGGTGCGCAGGCAGCTGGAAACAATACTGACATCCCTTTGGGAACTATGCTACTGAAAGTCAGAAGTCTGTTTCCGGAAGATTATTGGTATTGGATTGGAGTTGGTGCTTTACTTGGTTACACTATTTTATTCAACGTTCTCTTTACATTATTCCTTACGTATCTTAATCGTAAGTTTTCTCCTTGCTGTAACAATTAGGGTTAATGTATAGATAGTCAACCCAAATATCATTTTggtttgagttaattactgttttcgtcctgtgatttgtcaaaaatcactatttcagtccttagtttaaaaattgcgatttcagtcctcGTGGtatcactttcgtaaccatttcattcctgtggtttcactttcgtaaccatttcaatctatttattctgttagtacaaggactgaaatggttacgcaagtgaaaccacagggactgaaaccGTATTTTtcaaactaatggactgaaatagtgatttttgacaaaccacagggacgaaaacggTAATTAACTCTTTTGGTTTTGTTATTTTTGATTCGGGGAGAAAAGCATGCCGAAAAAGTACACGGATAGTTcctatggtttgcattttgtaTCACATTTTTAGTCCCCATCCGACAAATCTAAAGGTCATAGCATGTCCAAGtcagggactaaatgtgttacaaagtgaaAAGCACAGGGACCAcccgtgtacttttgaaaaatctggggactaaatgcgttaccaagtgcaaaccacagggaccatctgtgtacttttggaaagttagggaccaaatctaaaattttggtaaaccatagggaccatccttGTACTTTACTCTTAAATTTTTTTAAGTGCCCTTAATATATTACATACAGCTCTTGGAAACCATCAAGCAATTATCCCTCGTGGGACCGTCAAATCGCAGAAGACGAGAAACGGAATTGTATCTGTTATCATTGAGTTAAAAGATTACTTGCAGCGTTCACCTTCATATGCTGGTGTGTAGcagaaataaatataattatataactAAATATACATTCTTTCTCAATCGAAGTTGACTAGTCAACTTTAACTGTTTTCTTCACGGTTACTGTAGGTGCCGAAGCCGACAGTCAAAGAGGAATGGTTCTTCCATTTCAGCCTCTCACCATGTCTTTCCGGAACATTAGTTATTACGTCGATGTCCCACGGGTAtgttaaaatttttcaaaaataatattttgagtaaaatgccgttttcgtccctgaggtttggccacttttgcgactctcgtccaaaggtttgttttttcgaaTCTGGATCCAAAAGTTTGAAATGTTGCCATTTTCATTCTACTCCTTAACTCCATCCAATTTTTAACgtcaagtcaggggtatttccgccATTTAATCTTGCCATTTTGATAtaaccttggttttaaaaagcgagaggcgcacaaaagcgacgaggtctaaaattgaggcgcgaagcgcaaagcgcaaaagcggtgggcttttcgtacccgaggcgcaagatgtttatataattttttttatatatcccatacatatcccataggtttttagcttcctttaaccaaaatatagctataagCAAGGCTTTTATACCATTTTAACTACATGTACAAGTCAAAAAACCCAAGGTACAACATTTTTATGCAGTAAAATGCTTAGGGTacatgaggcgcgcgcctcaggccaaaaagcccacaaaaaaacatcaaaaaatgcGCTTTTTTGGCGCTTCCTGTAAAAATACAAGGCGAGAAGCAAAAAAGCCCAAGACCCTGCGCCTtgttgcgccttgcgcctaggcgcgcctagggcgcgctttttaaaacccagGATATAACTAAACAAAACAAATAgctaaaatgacaaaaatacccttgacttaatgttaaaaaatggatggagttaacgagtcggatgaaaatgccaagatttcaaaccttttggatccaaatgcgaaaaacaaacctttgtacGAAAGTCGGAAAAGTTGcaaatctcagggacgaaaatggcattttactctaatatTTTTCGTACTTATCTATCAATCTCATATAATCTTTGCTCTAGGAGTTGAAGCAACAAGGTCTATCGGTCAACAAATTACAATTATTGGTCAATGTAACGGGAGCTTTTAGGCCGGGTCTCCTTACCGCGTTGGTCGGTGTCAGTGGGGCTGGTAAAACGACTCTTATGGATGTCTTAGCTGGCAGAAAAACCGGCGGCCATATCTCGGGCCAAATTTATGTTTCGGGTTACCTTAAAAACCAAGAAACATTTGCAAGAATTTCTGGTTATTGTGAACAAAACGATGTTCATTCCCCGtgtttgaccgtttatgaagcaTTGATGTTCTCCGCTTGGCTTCGATTACCTTCTGATATTAATGCAGCAACGAAAAGGGTATGAACTTAGTTAAATTTAGTTATCATTTTTTTTGAAAGCTAGTGGGgtcgaaacgtagataaaaataagcaaattgCGACAGACAAGTCTACGTAAAGATAAAAAAACCATCTTGCGGCAGTATTCAAAAGTCATGGAAAAGTTATCGGTTCAATCCGTGACGGTACAGTCTCGACACTCGTTATgaccataaaaacgaatatgtGCGGGGGGTTCGGAATGCAATTGAAATAACCTACTTACGACGGTACATATAGAAAATTTAGAAAAACATTACGTTGAGAAAGAAACTAAAAAGAAACGACTACAAATAAGTAAAaggaaaaattaaaaattttgggTCTAAATTGTAATTACAATAAATGTAAAGGGAAAAAACTAAGAGTctaatagagtaaactgccattttggtccatgtggtttgttcacttttgtcactttagtccaaaactcaaaacttttgcatctgggtccctgtggctttagttttcttgccattttggtccaaaaatgaaatcaggtcatatttgtcttataaaatcctgctattttgtccttttcctcaggggcaaaatggtcatttgttttttataaataaataccagattttataagacaaatatgacctgatttgcccctgagaaaaAGGACAATATTGCAAGATTTTATAAGAcgaatatgacctgatttcatttatgggccaaaatggcaataaaactgaaaccacagggacccagatgcaaaaggattgagttttggactaaattggcaaaagtgaccaaacctcagggaccaaaatgcagtttactctaataatTATAATAAACTGTAAGggtaaataatgaaaaaaaaccttattaaagttgaggggctaaacatgtcattattaaaagTTAACAAAATAGCTTTTTAGTATATATAATAAAGTGATTATGCGATAATTCAGAATCACATAATCAGATTATCAGTtccaaaacacatttttttttaaaaaaattgacaATATAAATTTCAGGACTTTGTAGAAGAGGTTATGGAACTTGTGGAATTAAATCCACTCAAGGGAGCCCTAGTTGGTCTACCTGGAATTGACGGATTATCAACTGAACAAAGAAAAAGATTAACAATTGCAGTTGAGTTAGTTGCAAACCCCTCTATTGTATTTATGGATGAACCTACTTCGGGACTTGATGCACGAGCCGCTGCCATTGTTATGAGAACGGTTAGAAATATAGTCAACACCGGCCGGACCATTGTTTGCACCATCCATCAGCCCAGCATTGATATCTTTGAATCGTTTGACGAGGTAGCATTTTCGACCTTTTTAACTATTATGACTTGATTTGTGTTTGCTTCTTTCATTCGTAACGGGTCAACTGCCTTCaaacaaatagcttttactgaTGAAACGTGGCGGGAAGCTCATTTATGCTGGTCCCTTAGGCACTGGGTCCCACAAACTGATACAATATTTTGAGGCGGTAAAAGGAGTACCTAAGATCCGACCTGGATATAACCCGGCTGCTTGGATTCTCGAGGTTACTTCAGCAACAGAAGAAAACCGTCTTGGTGTCGATTTTGCTGAAATTTACCGTGAATCATATCTTTATTTGTAAGCTAATATTTAAGTTACTACTTTCTATTTGTAATGGATTTAAATCTTTTTTTCTACAATTCAATATTAAAATCGAAtcttcaatacaaaaaaaaaaaaagaaaaaaaaattaaatttttttatgtttttgtttttgtagGCAAAACCAAGAATTAGCCGAGAACTTAAGCAAACCAGACAGGAATTCAAAATTCTTGAGTTTTCCAACCAAATATTCCCAGACATTTTTCGGTCAATTTCTTGCATGCCTTTGGAAGCAAAATCTGTCCTACTGGCGGAACCCGCAATATACAGCTGTTCGGTTTTTCTACACAGTTATCATATCGTTGATGTTTGGGACAATGTGTTGGAAATTCGGTGATAAAAGGTGAGCATTTTTAGTATAGTCTGAGTATTTTGATTTAGGGATAGTTTTTCGCTGACATGGATGATGATTTGGACATATGAggtgaaaaaaaagttttttttttttttttttgctgacaTGGACATTAATTTTTTTCCTCCTCATATGTACACATCAAcgaaaaactaactgggttaagttttttttttttttttttttttttaacggaggTCCATTGAGAAAAAAATAGTTAGAAAGTAGGGACTAGAGGTTATAATATTCTCAATTGGGACTATTAAAATTCAATTTGCCACTttttaaaatagagtaaactgccaaaatggtccctgaggtttagccacttttgccactttagttcaaaactcaaaaccttttaaatctgggtccctgtggtttcaattttgttgccatttttatccaaaagaaaaatctggtcagatttttcagttaagatccaacttttttgtctttttcctccctttgaATGAAGGGAAAAAACGgtcagattttttttaatttgttataatagaATATtaaaaagaccattttgcccttcattaaatgggtgaaaaaagacaaaaaattgAATGTTAAccgaaaaatctgaccagattttgattttggatgaaaatggcaacaaaattgaaaccacatgacCCATATTCAAAACGTTTCAGTTTTGGACTAAAGcggcaaaagtgaccaaaaccTCAAGTACCAttttgacattttactctttaaaATATTTATAGTAATCAGACCATGTTAGTGGTAAAAAAAAGTGATGACTTGGCAGTAAGTTTTGACCATGCTGACGAGGCACTGACGTGGCACACAGCAGAACTCATAATCATACTAAAGGTAGTTAAGTTGACTATTGATCAAATAATTCGTAACTTTTTCAGGGAAACACAGCAGGATATTTTTAATGCAATGGGATCAATGTATGCTGCAGTTTTATTTATTGGAATTACTAACGCCGCTTCAGTCCAACCAGTGGTTTACGTTGAAAGGTCTGTTTCATACAGAGAAAGAGCAGCAGGGATGTATTCTGCTTTACCATTTGCATTTGCACAGGTACATTCTgcttattttttactttttgcacagttttaaaacatatattcttaacataatgtatttttttactttttgcaGGTTGCAATAGAGTTCCCTTATGTGTATGTGCAATCGCTTGTGTACAGCCTTATTTTCTACTTTTTAGCTTCGTTTGAACGGAGTTTCTTTAAATTATTTTGGTACATATATTTTATGTACTTCACATTACTATACTTTACCTTCTTTGGAATGATGACGATTGCTGTTACACCCAACCATAATATCGCTGCTATCGTTGCTGCTCCTTTTTACATGTTGTGGAACCTTTTCAGCGGATTTATGATCGCTCGCATGGTAACTAaagttttattattaatttttttattctttgtgtattttataaaagagttaaatgtcattttagaccctgtggtttgggtcattttgccagtttggtccaaaggtttcatttttctcctgtgggtccaaaaaggtttcactgttgccagtttagtccactgggttaacttcatcaattttttctgttaacgagaagggcaatttggtTATTTTTTGTATAATTTTGATAACTAGAAagacaattcggccatataaaatgaccgaatcgcccttcttgttaacaggaataatggatgaagttaacccagcggactaaaatggcaacagtgaaacctttttggacccacagacaaaaaataaacttttggactaaactggcaaaatgactcaaaccacagggactaaaatggcatttaactctaaaataaaaaaaagttcatTTTGTCAATgttaaaaaataaacttttggactaaactggcaaaatgactcaaaccacagggactaaaatggcatttaactctaaaataaaAAAAGGTTCATTTTTGTCAATGTTGATCAACAGAGGCTTCCTATATGGTGGAGATGGTATTATTGGGCGAATCCAGTATCATGGAGTTTGTACGGGCTGCTGACGTCACAATATGGAGATGTGAATGAACCCCTAAAGCTTGCTGATGGTTTGCATTCAGTTCCGTTACGACAGTTTCTTAAAGAGGAATTGGGGTACCGCCACGAATTTTTGGGTGTTGCGGCCACTGCAGTGGTGGGTTTCTGTCTATTGTTTGCAGTGACATTTGCATTTACTATGAAATCCTTCAACTTCCAAAGGAGATGAAGATGTGTAAATTGTAATGCCTTTAAAAACTAGTTGACAGGGCGTCGGGAATCTTCCAACAAGTGTTTGTTTTGTGTTGTTTGCGGATTAAATCATGCGGTTTTGTTTCGATACGGTTATTAATAAACAATGTAAACTGAATTTGTATTATATTGTTATAAAATTACATAATGAAAGATCTAGTATATATAGACAAGAAGAGGAAAACCCTAAACACATTTAACTAAGCTAGGGCCGGCCCAAGGCCTTAATGACTTCGGTTAATACTCCCCCTCAAGCTAATGGCGGGAACTGACTTTAAGCTTGGTCTTTAGTAAAGCAAATCGATCAGTCGGAagtggttttgtgaaaatgtctGCAATCTGATCCTTTGTAGATATGAATCTAACCATCAGTTGACCCCGAGCAACACGTTCACGAACAGTGTGATAATCAACTTCAATATGTTTGGTTCTAGCATGGAAAACTGGATTTCTGGAAAGATAAGTAGCTCCCAAGTTATCACACCAAAGAGTAGGAGCAGCCTTCATTATAACATGTAACTCACGAAGAAGAGTTTCAAGCCAAACAAGCTCTGAGACGGTATCGGCCATAGCTTTGTATTCAGATTCGGTTGATGACCTCGATACAGTCTTTTGTTTTCTGGCAGACCAAGACACTAGATTATTCCCGAGATAGATGGCAAATCCCCCCGTGGATCGACGGTCATCAGGGCAACCAGCCCAATCTGCATCTGAGTAAGCCTGAATGTAACTGTTATGCGAATCAGCATAGGCATGAAGATGAATCGGTGATGAATGAGAGATCAGCAAACCATGATTGATAGTTCCAAGAAGAAACCGCAAAATCCTTTTAACCGCAGACCAGTGATTTTCTGTGGGAGAGTGCATGAACTGACAAACCTTATTAACAGCAAAGGAGATGTCTGGACGAGAGAGAGTGACATACTGTAATGCACCCACAAGTTGGCGATACCGTACCGGATCCGAGAAGGCTGGACTGTCACCAAGAGACAGGGATGATGTGGTAGTACAAGGAGAGTGAACAGGTTTGGCCGACAACAAATTTGCACGAGCAAGTATATCCTGAATATATTTCCGTTGAGATAAAATAATATCAGAACCCTGACGCACAACCTCCACACCGAGAAAGTAAGACAAAGGGCCCATATCTTGTAAAGAAAAGGTGGCGCCAAGACGTTTTACAACCTGAtcaatagccctgtcattgttcCCTGTAagaataatgtcatcaacataaacGAGCATATAAAGAAGTGTCCCATGATGTGAATATATAAACAGTGAAGGATCCGTTTTAGAGCCATAGAATCCAAGCGAACCAAGAGCCGAACAAAGCCGTTCAAACCAGGCCCGAGGAGCCTGCTTAAGACCGTAAAGGGAACGGCGAAGCAAACACACATGATCTGGGTAATGAGGATCAACAAATCCTTGAGGCTGCTGCATATACACTGTTTCCTGCAAATTACCATTTAGAAAAGCAT of Helianthus annuus cultivar XRQ/B chromosome 1, HanXRQr2.0-SUNRISE, whole genome shotgun sequence contains these proteins:
- the LOC110936592 gene encoding ABC transporter G family member 32, which gives rise to MWDSLGNLFVRTQDNDEEALQVAALQRSPTFVRARTSVFRSCGGEFTLVDVSKLDDDEKKIVLDRLVSTVNANPGLFFDRIRRRFDNVDLKFPKVEVRFENLHIDAFVHVGSRALPTLPNSVFNFSEAFLRKLRIFPGRRTKLSILNDVSGIIRPSRLTLLLGPPSSGKTTLLLALAGRLGRGLKLSGKITYNGSELNEFVPQRTCAYVSQQDCHMADMTVRETLQFAEGCQGFGYKKDMIMELLRKEKNAGIRPDEDLDIFIKTVALGEDKTSLVVDYLMKILGLDICADTLVGDEMRKGISGGQMKRLTSGELLVGPSRVLFMDEISTGLDSSTTYQIINYLKHSTRALDGTTVVSLLQPDPQTFELFDDLILLCEGQIVYQGPRNAAIAFFASMGFQCPKRKNVADFLQEVTSVKDQEQYWSLDEHYEYVPVEKFVEVFKSNFLGRNLSRELAIPFDKRRNHPAALSTHTYGVERMKLLKISFKWQMLLLKRESLVYIFKYFQLMLVVLVMTSVFFRTTLHRNSLDDGGVYLGALYFAIVMILFNGFMEVPMLIAKLPVIYKHRDLHFYPCWVYTLPSWLLSIPSSIIESGIWVAVTYYLVGFDPQLSRCLKQFLLYFLLNQMSIGLFRVMGSLGRNMIVANTFGSFAMLVVMALGGFILSRDSIPAWWIWGYWFSPLMYAQNAVSVNEFLGDTWDKAAGNNTDIPLGTMLLKVRSLFPEDYWYWIGVGALLGYTILFNVLFTLFLTYLNPLGNHQAIIPRGTVKSQKTRNGIVSVIIELKDYLQRSPSYAGAEADSQRGMVLPFQPLTMSFRNISYYVDVPRELKQQGLSVNKLQLLVNVTGAFRPGLLTALVGVSGAGKTTLMDVLAGRKTGGHISGQIYVSGYLKNQETFARISGYCEQNDVHSPCLTVYEALMFSAWLRLPSDINAATKRDFVEEVMELVELNPLKGALVGLPGIDGLSTEQRKRLTIAVELVANPSIVFMDEPTSGLDARAAAIVMRTVRNIVNTGRTIVCTIHQPSIDIFESFDELLLMKRGGKLIYAGPLGTGSHKLIQYFEAVKGVPKIRPGYNPAAWILEVTSATEENRLGVDFAEIYRESYLYLQNQELAENLSKPDRNSKFLSFPTKYSQTFFGQFLACLWKQNLSYWRNPQYTAVRFFYTVIISLMFGTMCWKFGDKRETQQDIFNAMGSMYAAVLFIGITNAASVQPVVYVERSVSYRERAAGMYSALPFAFAQVAIEFPYVYVQSLVYSLIFYFLASFERSFFKLFWYIYFMYFTLLYFTFFGMMTIAVTPNHNIAAIVAAPFYMLWNLFSGFMIARMRLPIWWRWYYWANPVSWSLYGLLTSQYGDVNEPLKLADGLHSVPLRQFLKEELGYRHEFLGVAATAVVGFCLLFAVTFAFTMKSFNFQRR